One genomic region from Arthrobacter sp. YN encodes:
- a CDS encoding RluA family pseudouridine synthase, with protein MQSPLPVRDGVNATRLRLPDEGPWATAMDYMMHRWGHIDPRGIEDRFEAGEIVGEGGVPLDRNTKLEDHTFIWYYRTLPPETRLPVEITILHQDEHILVVDKPHFLPTTPGGTYIQESALVRLRNLLDLPDLIPMHRLDRMTAGLLLLSTNPETRGKYQVLFEKRQVQKEYECVSAATPAAGYPAVEFPAVVRNRMTKSRSYLLAEVIDGEPNAETRIEQTTTFDAGTHQRALYRLEPHTGKTHQLRVHMASLGLGIINDAFYPDLLDKAPDDYSKPLQLLARGIRFVDPITKQPVEYRSQLELSEAHA; from the coding sequence ATGCAATCCCCCCTCCCCGTGCGCGACGGCGTGAACGCGACCCGTCTGCGCCTCCCGGACGAGGGCCCGTGGGCCACCGCCATGGACTACATGATGCATCGCTGGGGACACATCGACCCCCGAGGCATCGAGGACCGTTTCGAGGCCGGCGAGATCGTGGGCGAAGGCGGTGTTCCCCTCGATCGCAACACCAAACTGGAGGACCACACCTTCATTTGGTACTACCGGACCTTGCCGCCAGAGACGCGGCTGCCTGTGGAAATCACTATCCTTCACCAGGACGAGCACATCCTGGTGGTGGACAAGCCACACTTCCTGCCCACCACTCCCGGTGGGACCTACATCCAGGAGTCTGCGCTGGTCCGGCTCCGGAACCTGCTGGACCTTCCGGACCTCATCCCCATGCACCGGCTGGACCGCATGACCGCCGGCCTCCTCCTGCTGTCCACCAACCCGGAGACCCGCGGGAAGTACCAAGTGCTCTTCGAGAAGCGCCAGGTCCAGAAGGAATACGAGTGCGTGTCCGCCGCGACGCCCGCCGCAGGCTATCCCGCCGTCGAGTTCCCCGCTGTGGTCCGCAACCGCATGACCAAGTCCCGCAGCTACCTGCTGGCCGAGGTGATCGACGGCGAACCGAACGCCGAAACACGGATCGAACAAACAACAACGTTCGACGCCGGCACCCACCAACGCGCGCTGTACCGTTTGGAACCCCACACCGGAAAAACGCACCAACTTCGCGTCCACATGGCCTCGTTGGGCCTGGGCATCATCAACGATGCCTTTTACCCGGACCTGCTGGACAAAGCCCCGGACGATTACAGCAAGCCGCTCCAACTCCTGGCCCGCGGCATCCGGTTTGTTGACCCCATTACCAAACAACCCGTGGAATACCGCAGCCAGTTGGAGCTCAGCGAAGCCCACGCTTGA
- a CDS encoding ArsR/SmtB family transcription factor: protein MLDIEVIEDPAAAEASLDPIRTRILHELAEPASATQLALKVGLPRQKVNYHLKALERHGLVELVEERRKGNVTERVVRATAASYLISPVALASVAPDPRRFADRFSAFWLLSLASRTVQEMGKLISGAAVAKKKLASFAIDGEITFRSAAERAAFAEELGVAVTRLVDKYHDGAAAAEAGGARKHRLVVVLHPALKTQQEPSTDQTAEKDQGND from the coding sequence ATGTTGGACATCGAAGTGATCGAGGACCCGGCCGCGGCGGAAGCGTCGTTGGACCCGATCCGTACCCGCATCCTCCACGAGCTCGCCGAGCCTGCGTCCGCAACACAGCTGGCCCTCAAGGTCGGCCTGCCGCGGCAGAAGGTGAACTACCACCTCAAAGCGCTCGAACGGCACGGGTTGGTTGAGCTGGTGGAAGAGCGGCGAAAAGGCAACGTCACCGAGCGCGTGGTGCGTGCAACGGCGGCCTCGTACCTGATCTCGCCCGTCGCCCTGGCCTCGGTGGCCCCGGATCCACGACGCTTCGCGGACCGCTTCTCCGCGTTTTGGCTTCTCTCCCTTGCCTCGCGCACCGTGCAGGAAATGGGCAAACTCATCTCCGGCGCCGCCGTGGCGAAGAAGAAGCTGGCCAGTTTCGCGATCGACGGAGAGATCACCTTCCGCTCTGCGGCGGAACGCGCAGCGTTCGCCGAAGAGCTCGGCGTGGCGGTGACCCGACTGGTGGATAAGTACCACGACGGCGCCGCTGCCGCGGAGGCGGGCGGGGCGCGCAAGCACCGGCTCGTCGTCGTGCTTCACCCCGCACTCAAGACGCAACAAGAGCCCTCGACAGATCAAACAGCAGAAAAGGACCAAGGCAATGACTGA
- a CDS encoding SRPBCC family protein — translation MTDNRRFDIVADTELPGTPERVWNAVTADTAAWMFPTDQWPDVKTTEEFPTHLVSRMDGPDGWFNQLEHVLEPLDGGRAKLHYVHSGIFADNWDEQYDGASKHTEFYLHTLGQYLQYFDGKPVVFTDIQAPASSQTPEGFVQLKKALGVEDVAAGSRFDVNVDGVGRLSGEVDFSNGNFLGLRTGDTLYRFFGRNAFGAPVGMTVHEFSGSGDSELTAKAWGGFLEKVYP, via the coding sequence ATGACTGACAACCGGAGATTCGACATCGTGGCGGACACTGAACTGCCCGGTACTCCCGAGCGGGTATGGAATGCCGTCACGGCGGACACAGCGGCTTGGATGTTCCCTACGGATCAGTGGCCCGACGTGAAGACCACCGAGGAGTTTCCCACGCACTTGGTGTCCCGGATGGATGGCCCGGACGGCTGGTTCAACCAGTTGGAGCATGTACTGGAACCGCTCGACGGCGGCCGGGCAAAGCTGCACTACGTCCACAGCGGGATCTTCGCCGACAACTGGGACGAGCAATACGACGGCGCCAGCAAGCACACCGAGTTCTATCTCCACACCTTGGGCCAGTACCTGCAGTACTTCGACGGTAAGCCCGTAGTGTTCACCGACATCCAGGCGCCCGCTTCTTCACAGACCCCCGAAGGATTTGTGCAGCTGAAGAAGGCCTTGGGTGTGGAGGATGTTGCTGCCGGCTCGCGATTCGACGTGAACGTCGACGGCGTGGGGCGGCTCAGCGGCGAGGTGGACTTCTCCAACGGGAACTTCCTGGGACTGCGGACCGGCGACACCCTCTACCGCTTCTTCGGCCGCAATGCTTTCGGCGCGCCGGTGGGCATGACCGTGCACGAGTTCAGTGGTTCCGGTGACTCGGAGCTCACGGCCAAGGCCTGGGGCGGATTCCTGGAGAAGGTCTACCCGTAG
- a CDS encoding TetR-like C-terminal domain-containing protein, giving the protein MARPIVHDQHVQQRLLAVTADLVDREGPARVTLRDVAAAAETSTTAIYSLFGGKAQLLTAAVDDGFRSFGDSQKEAAKGGLLELGRAYRAWALEHPALYRLMFGGALAAYVDCSPTPDVASDSMLPLVEAVVAAQSTGVLRNDDPTMVAMAVWGRSTDWSALSWRK; this is encoded by the coding sequence ATGGCAAGACCCATCGTTCATGATCAGCACGTCCAGCAGCGTCTTTTGGCCGTCACCGCAGACCTCGTGGACCGCGAAGGACCTGCCCGCGTCACTCTTCGAGACGTCGCCGCCGCGGCAGAGACCTCCACCACGGCCATTTACTCGCTGTTCGGCGGCAAGGCGCAGCTGCTGACGGCCGCCGTTGACGACGGTTTTCGATCTTTCGGCGACTCTCAAAAGGAAGCCGCGAAGGGCGGACTGTTGGAGCTTGGGCGCGCCTACCGGGCGTGGGCCTTGGAACATCCGGCGTTGTACCGGCTCATGTTCGGCGGCGCATTGGCCGCCTACGTTGACTGCAGCCCGACGCCGGACGTCGCCTCGGATTCAATGCTCCCCTTGGTGGAGGCGGTGGTGGCTGCCCAGTCAACCGGAGTGCTCCGCAACGACGATCCCACCATGGTGGCGATGGCGGTTTGGGGCAGGTCCACGGACTGGTCAGCCTTGAGTTGGCGCAAATGA
- a CDS encoding DUF4188 domain-containing protein: protein MAQEIFPGRFTADIERDTVTVFLIGMRANRWWKMGRVAKVASAMPAMMRHLAENPGAGLLGSEQWFGRTTMLLSYWESPGHLRKFAADKDSPHLGPWRKFMKEIAGSGDVGVWHETYQVPASGIEVVYNGMPLFGLAKATSHVPVGPGSNTAKQRMGGKRSAAA from the coding sequence ATGGCACAGGAGATTTTCCCCGGCCGCTTCACGGCGGACATCGAGCGCGACACCGTGACCGTTTTCCTCATCGGGATGCGCGCCAACCGGTGGTGGAAGATGGGCCGCGTGGCGAAGGTTGCCTCGGCCATGCCCGCCATGATGCGGCACCTCGCAGAAAACCCCGGGGCTGGATTGCTCGGCAGTGAGCAGTGGTTCGGGCGGACCACCATGCTGCTCAGCTACTGGGAAAGCCCCGGGCATCTGCGCAAATTTGCTGCTGACAAGGATTCGCCGCATCTGGGTCCGTGGCGGAAATTCATGAAGGAGATTGCGGGCAGCGGCGACGTTGGTGTGTGGCACGAAACGTATCAGGTTCCGGCGTCGGGCATTGAAGTGGTGTACAACGGGATGCCGCTGTTCGGGCTGGCCAAGGCAACCTCGCATGTCCCAGTGGGCCCTGGCAGCAACACGGCGAAGCAGCGCATGGGCGGGAAGCGGAGTGCGGCGGCTTAG
- the yczR gene encoding MocR-like transcription factor YczR — protein sequence MSGSLNPTALVRLLGSWNSGALPAYRELADVVRLLVMDGRIPLDVALPSERALAQTLGLSRTTVTAAYASLREQGFLTAGQGSRGRTCIPHRTVPVSAPGLAVPDGLLDLAYASLPAAGEVVHRAFAEALTELPALLPGFGYDAVGVPALREAIAEKYTAEGVPTTAGQILVTSGAQHALNIVLRTLAGKQDRVLVEHPTYPNALDAIRSAGCKPLPVALPAGISPAWDIDAMVATMNNQRPAMAYLVPDFHNPTGRIMSDLQRRRLVRAATASGTVLVVDETLRGLNLDGVRTAPMSSFSPAVVSIGSLSKSHWAGLRTGWIRADEAMITRFVATRTVMDLGGPVVEQLAAARLIRSFSEPLDARLEELRRNRESLLGLLAEYLPSWEVERPQGGLTAWCRIPSPCSTALTVLAPDFGLRLAAGPRFGVGGAFEHYLRVPYTLPPAQLEFAVGALRAAQDKLDAAPHLRRTLKAARPAVVAVA from the coding sequence ATGTCCGGCTCACTGAATCCCACTGCTCTCGTTCGCCTCCTGGGCTCCTGGAACTCCGGCGCCCTGCCCGCCTACCGCGAGTTGGCCGACGTCGTGCGTTTGCTGGTGATGGATGGGCGCATCCCACTGGACGTCGCACTGCCCAGCGAACGCGCACTCGCCCAGACACTTGGCCTCAGCCGTACTACCGTCACCGCCGCCTATGCGAGCCTGCGCGAGCAGGGTTTCCTCACTGCCGGGCAGGGCAGCCGCGGCAGGACCTGCATCCCGCACCGCACGGTGCCGGTCAGCGCGCCCGGGCTTGCCGTTCCGGACGGGCTGCTGGACCTCGCCTATGCATCGCTGCCCGCCGCCGGAGAAGTGGTGCATCGGGCGTTCGCGGAGGCACTGACCGAGCTGCCGGCACTCTTGCCGGGCTTTGGGTACGACGCCGTCGGCGTACCCGCCCTGCGTGAAGCCATCGCGGAAAAATACACCGCCGAGGGCGTGCCCACCACAGCCGGCCAGATCCTGGTCACCTCCGGCGCCCAGCATGCCCTCAATATTGTGCTGCGGACGCTCGCCGGAAAGCAGGACCGGGTCCTGGTGGAACACCCCACCTATCCCAACGCGCTGGACGCCATCCGCTCCGCCGGCTGCAAACCGCTGCCGGTGGCGTTACCCGCCGGCATTTCTCCTGCCTGGGACATTGACGCGATGGTCGCCACCATGAACAACCAGCGACCCGCTATGGCCTATCTCGTACCGGACTTCCACAATCCAACAGGGCGCATCATGTCGGATCTGCAGCGGCGGCGTTTGGTGCGCGCGGCAACCGCGTCCGGGACAGTGCTGGTGGTGGATGAAACGTTGCGGGGTTTGAACCTCGACGGCGTCCGCACGGCTCCCATGTCGTCCTTCAGTCCCGCCGTGGTGTCCATTGGGTCGCTGAGCAAATCGCATTGGGCAGGTCTCAGGACCGGGTGGATCCGGGCCGATGAAGCGATGATTACCCGTTTTGTCGCGACGAGGACCGTCATGGATTTGGGCGGCCCCGTGGTGGAACAGTTGGCGGCTGCGCGCCTGATCAGGTCATTCTCGGAGCCATTGGACGCCCGGCTGGAGGAACTCCGGCGCAACCGGGAATCGCTGTTGGGGTTGCTGGCGGAGTACTTACCATCCTGGGAGGTGGAGCGACCACAGGGCGGACTCACCGCCTGGTGCCGAATTCCCTCGCCGTGCAGCACAGCGCTGACGGTGCTCGCACCCGACTTCGGGCTCCGCTTGGCCGCCGGTCCGCGCTTTGGAGTGGGCGGAGCGTTCGAGCACTACCTGCGCGTGCCCTACACCTTGCCGCCCGCGCAGTTGGAGTTTGCCGTCGGTGCGCTCCGCGCCGCCCAGGACAAGCTCGACGCCGCCCCCCACTTGCGCCGTACCCTCAAGGCCGCGCGACCCGCCGTCGTCGCGGTTGCCTAA
- the yczE gene encoding membrane protein YczE yields the protein MMTRRITQLLIGLAMYGISLAMFIRAGLGLDPWDVFHQGVSQKTGFSIGVVVIAVSFLVLLLWIPLRQMPGIGTIANAVLVGLFADLGLWLIPGFSHLGGQIAMLAGAVILNGIASACYIGARLGPGARDGLMTGLVRRTGWSVRLVRTGIEVVVLAVGFLLGGSVGVGTVVYALAIGPIVQVLLPKFMVPERVKATDGTTSGPATEPVEAVPTAPAA from the coding sequence ATGATGACCCGAAGAATCACACAACTCCTGATCGGCCTCGCGATGTATGGCATCTCCTTGGCCATGTTCATCCGGGCAGGCCTTGGCTTGGACCCCTGGGACGTGTTCCACCAGGGTGTGTCCCAGAAGACCGGCTTCAGTATTGGCGTTGTGGTCATCGCGGTCAGCTTCCTTGTCCTGCTCCTCTGGATTCCGTTGCGGCAAATGCCAGGGATCGGAACCATCGCCAACGCGGTGCTCGTGGGACTCTTTGCCGACCTTGGACTGTGGCTGATCCCCGGGTTCTCCCACCTGGGAGGCCAGATCGCCATGCTTGCCGGAGCCGTGATCCTCAACGGTATTGCTTCTGCCTGCTACATCGGCGCCCGCCTCGGTCCCGGCGCCCGCGATGGCCTCATGACGGGCCTGGTTCGCCGCACGGGATGGTCCGTGCGACTGGTGCGCACCGGCATCGAAGTGGTGGTCCTTGCCGTGGGCTTCCTGCTGGGAGGCTCCGTAGGTGTGGGAACCGTGGTCTACGCCTTGGCGATTGGCCCGATCGTGCAAGTGCTGCTGCCGAAATTCATGGTTCCGGAACGGGTCAAGGCCACGGACGGCACGACTTCCGGTCCGGCAACGGAACCTGTGGAAGCCGTGCCGACAGCGCCCGCTGCCTAA
- a CDS encoding glycoside hydrolase family 26 protein, whose translation MGMTVAPAPPTFSGHPNRKRRRASLLIPLVVTALAATGLGFASKEVVPVVQALSLCRAVDASTIVPKDGVLLGVNLDWNSETLAEHQANLGHDPAVVVQFSDIPYDDETWSHTTNAVTQVRPTGGVLLLTLEPHGGLATMSDEVIATLATDLRAINDQGTPVVVRFAHEMNGSWYSWGQQPLRYVEVFRKVAAAVHTQAPGTSMMWAPNYGGGYPFTGGQFAARPGTPDFATLDTDHDGTLTMNDDTYAPYYPGDDAVDWVGVSLYHWGNQRPWGNNDISEPGKFLAMLTGTYNGTAGDDSAVPDFYQVYGVDHQKPVGIPETAAIFTPARGGASELDVKRAWWRQVFSPETHQQFPQLKMINWFEWKKYEIEINDDVDWRSAGTPAIRDALTQDLPDWLRYGEDLGVCR comes from the coding sequence ATGGGGATGACGGTGGCGCCGGCACCTCCCACCTTCAGCGGCCACCCGAATCGCAAGCGCCGGCGGGCCAGCCTGCTCATCCCGTTGGTGGTGACGGCCCTCGCCGCCACTGGACTGGGTTTCGCGTCCAAGGAGGTGGTGCCGGTGGTGCAGGCGCTCTCCCTCTGCAGGGCTGTGGATGCTTCCACCATCGTGCCCAAGGACGGGGTGTTGCTGGGCGTCAACCTGGACTGGAACTCTGAAACCCTTGCAGAACACCAGGCCAATCTCGGGCATGATCCGGCGGTGGTGGTCCAGTTTTCGGACATCCCATACGACGACGAAACGTGGTCCCACACCACCAACGCCGTCACCCAGGTCCGTCCCACAGGCGGCGTCCTTCTCCTGACGCTGGAACCACACGGTGGTTTGGCGACCATGAGCGACGAAGTGATCGCCACGTTGGCCACCGACTTACGGGCCATCAACGATCAGGGGACGCCCGTCGTCGTGCGCTTTGCGCATGAGATGAACGGTTCCTGGTATTCCTGGGGCCAGCAGCCGCTGCGCTACGTGGAGGTTTTCCGAAAGGTGGCAGCAGCCGTGCATACCCAGGCGCCGGGTACGTCCATGATGTGGGCACCGAACTACGGCGGTGGCTACCCGTTCACGGGAGGCCAGTTCGCCGCCAGACCGGGCACCCCGGACTTCGCTACCCTGGACACTGACCACGACGGTACGCTCACCATGAACGATGACACCTACGCCCCCTATTACCCAGGGGATGACGCCGTGGATTGGGTGGGCGTGTCGCTGTATCACTGGGGCAACCAACGACCCTGGGGCAACAACGACATCTCCGAGCCGGGCAAATTCCTGGCCATGCTTACCGGCACCTACAACGGAACCGCAGGCGATGACAGTGCCGTCCCGGACTTCTACCAGGTCTACGGAGTGGACCATCAGAAGCCGGTAGGGATTCCGGAGACGGCTGCGATCTTCACGCCGGCGCGCGGTGGAGCGTCAGAGCTGGACGTCAAGCGGGCCTGGTGGCGCCAGGTCTTCTCCCCCGAAACCCACCAACAGTTTCCGCAATTGAAAATGATCAACTGGTTCGAGTGGAAGAAGTACGAGATAGAAATTAACGACGACGTCGATTGGCGCAGCGCTGGAACGCCCGCCATCCGCGATGCCCTGACGCAGGACCTGCCGGACTGGTTGCGGTACGGCGAGGATCTGGGGGTGTGCCGCTAG
- a CDS encoding STAS domain-containing protein, with product MSVLSHAPNSIPTLLTSIDLTIAGPLDALSVLDVRHLSAEAAADGPIVVLLNVADVTSVGASGVVGLLEVLHVLRARGGDLRLFGTSSALDQTLLQAHLGQVARIYATRQEALDGGTNLAGPRHLAPQSRLRGLFARPRRTLGWG from the coding sequence ATGTCCGTTCTTTCCCATGCCCCGAATTCCATCCCCACCTTGTTGACGTCAATCGATCTGACCATCGCGGGCCCTTTGGACGCTTTGAGCGTCCTGGATGTTCGCCACCTCTCCGCAGAAGCCGCGGCCGACGGCCCCATAGTGGTCCTGCTGAACGTTGCCGACGTGACATCTGTAGGCGCGTCCGGCGTCGTTGGCCTGCTTGAAGTACTGCACGTGCTCCGCGCCCGCGGCGGCGATCTACGTCTTTTCGGCACATCCTCCGCCCTCGACCAAACACTGCTCCAAGCCCATCTGGGGCAGGTGGCACGTATCTACGCCACCCGCCAGGAAGCGCTCGACGGCGGTACGAACCTGGCGGGGCCACGTCACCTCGCGCCGCAGTCACGCTTGCGTGGGCTCTTCGCGCGTCCGCGCCGCACCCTGGGATGGGGATGA
- a CDS encoding glycosyltransferase family 2 protein, which translates to MGIYRQILVRILAVLVVSFGLIYISWRWSGTVAWDAWWISLPLVVAETYSLGESALYAVTMWNARRRPPPPPALPGRTVDVFIATYNEPLDLVLKTAIAARDMEYPHQTWILDDGNRTEFAKAAGQIGVGYITRGPEWEGRQRFAKAGNVNNALSMTTGEFVAILDADQVPEPRFLDRVLGYFDAEEVAFVQTPQHFWNVTDRDPLGSQAELFYGPIQQGKDGWDAAFFCGSNAVLRREALMALGLTRYTRTATEQTWSSLRKGRSRLQDLLGELGRRHPAAMPVVEEALKAMARAEHQVRRGDVLAEITFELRVAFHTAALSVPDAMDDVVPELDAVLESVDVAHTDQALAIHPMDTTTITEDMATAMHLHAMGWGSVYHHEVLVHGLAPEDVSTMLSQRHRWAAGTMQVFFNDNPLLLRGLTVAQRLMYLGTMTSYLNGFAALSYIAAPVVFLWAGTYPLTASPVVFFCLFLPFFISCQVLFQVAGNGAKGLWRGQQWSFALFPTWIAATCSGAAAVFLGRHLTFSVTAKSKQATGRGFQHVRLQVAAMALLAISAVIGLARVTTGEAPLCPTLITLAWVALDLALLSVVIGAARYRGPGEDLAGPVPTPHELNRVLESTQGSRPTHP; encoded by the coding sequence ATGGGCATTTACAGACAAATACTGGTAAGGATTCTTGCAGTTCTGGTGGTTTCCTTTGGATTGATCTACATCAGTTGGCGATGGTCCGGCACGGTCGCGTGGGACGCATGGTGGATTTCGCTGCCACTCGTGGTGGCCGAGACTTACAGCCTGGGCGAATCCGCCCTGTACGCGGTCACCATGTGGAACGCTCGACGACGGCCGCCTCCCCCGCCGGCCCTTCCGGGCAGGACGGTAGACGTTTTCATCGCCACCTACAACGAACCACTCGACCTTGTCCTCAAAACGGCCATCGCCGCCAGGGATATGGAGTACCCGCACCAAACATGGATCCTGGACGACGGCAACCGCACCGAATTCGCGAAGGCAGCCGGGCAGATAGGCGTCGGGTACATCACCCGCGGACCCGAATGGGAAGGGAGGCAGCGCTTCGCAAAAGCAGGCAACGTCAACAACGCCCTGTCCATGACCACCGGTGAGTTCGTGGCAATCCTGGACGCCGATCAGGTCCCTGAACCCCGCTTCCTGGACCGCGTCCTGGGCTATTTCGATGCTGAAGAAGTGGCCTTCGTCCAAACCCCGCAGCACTTTTGGAATGTCACAGACCGGGATCCCCTGGGCAGCCAGGCGGAACTGTTCTACGGCCCCATCCAGCAAGGCAAGGATGGCTGGGACGCGGCGTTCTTCTGCGGCTCGAATGCTGTCCTGCGCCGGGAAGCCCTCATGGCCCTGGGCTTGACCCGCTACACGCGCACAGCCACGGAACAGACGTGGAGTTCCCTGCGTAAGGGCCGCTCAAGGCTGCAGGATCTCCTGGGTGAACTTGGCAGGCGCCACCCCGCGGCAATGCCGGTGGTCGAAGAGGCGTTGAAAGCGATGGCGCGTGCGGAGCACCAGGTCCGCAGGGGCGATGTCTTGGCGGAGATCACCTTCGAGCTCCGCGTAGCCTTCCATACGGCCGCTTTGTCAGTACCTGATGCCATGGATGATGTGGTGCCCGAACTCGACGCCGTCCTGGAGTCGGTGGATGTGGCGCACACAGACCAAGCACTGGCCATCCACCCCATGGACACCACCACCATTACCGAGGATATGGCCACCGCCATGCACCTTCACGCGATGGGGTGGGGCAGCGTTTACCACCACGAGGTCCTGGTCCACGGCCTGGCGCCTGAGGATGTGTCCACCATGCTCTCCCAGCGTCATCGCTGGGCAGCCGGAACCATGCAGGTGTTTTTCAACGACAACCCGTTGTTGCTTCGTGGCCTCACGGTGGCCCAGCGCCTGATGTATCTGGGCACCATGACCAGCTACCTCAACGGGTTTGCCGCCCTGAGCTATATCGCAGCGCCGGTGGTTTTCCTGTGGGCCGGCACCTATCCGTTGACGGCCAGTCCTGTGGTGTTCTTCTGCCTGTTCCTTCCCTTCTTCATTTCGTGCCAGGTGTTGTTCCAGGTAGCGGGCAATGGCGCGAAGGGTCTGTGGCGTGGCCAGCAATGGTCTTTCGCGCTCTTTCCCACCTGGATCGCCGCCACTTGCTCAGGAGCGGCTGCCGTTTTTCTCGGCAGGCACCTCACCTTCTCCGTCACGGCCAAGAGCAAACAGGCCACGGGACGCGGTTTCCAGCACGTCAGGCTGCAGGTAGCGGCCATGGCGTTGCTGGCTATTTCCGCGGTCATTGGCCTCGCCCGCGTAACCACCGGGGAAGCTCCGCTGTGTCCCACGCTCATCACGTTGGCCTGGGTTGCTTTGGACCTGGCACTTTTGAGCGTGGTGATCGGGGCCGCACGGTACCGCGGTCCCGGCGAGGATCTGGCGGGCCCGGTTCCCACCCCGCATGAGCTCAACCGCGTCCTCGAATCCACACAAGGTTCACGCCCAACACATCCCTGA
- a CDS encoding glycoside hydrolase family 16 protein, which produces MKRRLMPLTMLVAGLTLAAAVIAPEPSAMAAAGMPAPGALVWSDEFNGPAGTAPDPGKWSYDTGGSGWGNGELQYYTSSPRNAAADGRGNMAITARKENPAGYQCHYGSCQYTSARLLTAGKFSRTQGRFEARLKLPQGQGMWPAFWMLGNNVFTDGWPASGELDVMENVGKEPGTVWGSIHGPGYSGANSSNASYTLTNGKALGDAFHTFTVDWGPESITWYIDGTPYSRKTKATTPGPWVFDHNFFLLLNLAVGGNWPGSPDSGTAFPGSLLVDYVRVYELAAAPSPPVTTAGIRIQGYAGKCIDVAGRQAVDGAQLQLWDCDTAASEQWTFAADGTIRSLGKCMDVAWGSTSNGARIQLTGCNGNAAQQFVLNNAGDLVNPQANKCVDVADWSPSNGARLQLWDCAGSANQKWWRMA; this is translated from the coding sequence ATGAAGCGAAGACTCATGCCCCTGACGATGCTCGTCGCCGGCCTGACCCTCGCAGCTGCTGTCATAGCTCCGGAGCCGTCCGCAATGGCCGCAGCGGGCATGCCGGCCCCGGGTGCGCTGGTGTGGAGTGACGAGTTCAACGGCCCTGCCGGCACCGCGCCGGACCCCGGAAAATGGTCCTACGACACTGGAGGATCCGGCTGGGGCAACGGCGAACTCCAGTACTACACGTCCAGCCCCAGGAATGCCGCAGCAGACGGCAGGGGAAACATGGCCATCACGGCACGCAAGGAGAATCCTGCCGGCTACCAGTGCCACTACGGCTCATGCCAATACACGTCCGCACGCCTCCTCACCGCCGGAAAATTCAGCCGGACGCAAGGTCGGTTCGAAGCCCGCCTTAAACTACCTCAAGGGCAAGGTATGTGGCCCGCATTCTGGATGCTGGGCAACAACGTCTTCACCGACGGTTGGCCAGCCAGCGGGGAACTGGACGTCATGGAAAACGTCGGCAAGGAACCCGGAACTGTGTGGGGAAGCATCCACGGCCCCGGCTACTCGGGGGCGAACTCGTCCAACGCCAGCTACACCCTCACCAACGGCAAAGCACTGGGTGATGCCTTCCATACGTTCACTGTGGACTGGGGACCCGAATCCATCACGTGGTACATCGACGGCACTCCCTACTCACGGAAAACCAAGGCCACAACGCCGGGCCCTTGGGTCTTCGATCACAACTTCTTCCTCCTGCTGAACCTTGCCGTGGGAGGCAACTGGCCAGGATCACCCGATTCAGGCACAGCGTTCCCCGGGTCCCTGCTGGTTGATTACGTCCGCGTGTATGAACTCGCTGCTGCTCCATCCCCACCCGTCACCACGGCCGGCATCCGGATCCAGGGCTACGCGGGTAAATGCATCGACGTTGCCGGCCGGCAAGCTGTGGATGGCGCTCAACTGCAACTGTGGGACTGCGATACGGCAGCCTCGGAGCAATGGACTTTCGCCGCCGACGGCACCATCCGCTCACTGGGAAAATGCATGGACGTGGCCTGGGGATCCACATCCAACGGCGCACGCATCCAACTCACCGGCTGCAACGGCAACGCGGCGCAGCAGTTCGTCCTGAACAACGCCGGGGACCTGGTTAATCCGCAGGCCAATAAGTGTGTTGACGTCGCCGATTGGAGTCCATCCAACGGTGCACGGCTGCAATTATGGGATTGCGCCGGGTCCGCCAACCAGAAGTGGTGGCGGATGGCGTAG